Proteins encoded within one genomic window of Pongo abelii isolate AG06213 chromosome 18, NHGRI_mPonAbe1-v2.0_pri, whole genome shotgun sequence:
- the LOC100443937 gene encoding uncharacterized protein LOC100443937 isoform X8 → MVPQEETLPCLRGLPAPLKSFVPTERFLFGPRRVEERLGLTAEVGKAPAPREGGTQGASQDLICLQRHTDGLALASDYLQLRWMFTGTQPEFASLHFIPERTCFPHFTFREDTSNCGHTQKRLPAPFDVTHSSASWQNRHHAGEETEVWESTGGRTLAGDSCSTTCPHVMLKKEKLRNLKRRHLRGPRKKVSVRRETFACRERPERKSDHLEGARTYSPLDVELHHHALIPPSSALLPDKWGSGALPAHCAFACREVLQRSQKSIPL, encoded by the exons GCCTGCTCCCCTCAAAAGCTTCGTGCCAACAGAGAGGTTCCTGTTTGGACCCAGGAGAGTGGAAGAGAGATTGGGACTGACTGCTGAGGTTGGGAAGGCACCTGCTCCCAGAGAAGGGGGAACGCAAGGGGCGTCCCAAGACCTCATCTGCCTGCAGCGTCACACCGATGGCCTGGCCTTGGCTTCTGATTATTTGCAACTGCGATGGATGTTTACAGGAACCCAGCCAGAGTTTGCCTCCCTGCACTTCATCCCGGAGCGCACCTGCTTCCCCCACTTCACCTTCAGAGAGGACACTTCAAACTGCGGACACACACAAAAGCGACTCCCAGCTCCGTTTGAT GTTACTCATTCTTCAGCAAGTTGGCAAAACAGACATCATGCTG gtgaggagactgaggtgtgGGAGAGTACAGGCGGCAGAACTCTCGCGGGAGACAGTTGTAGCACCACTTGCCCTCATGTGAtgctaaagaaagaaaagctacgaaatctgaaaagaagacatttgagaGGCCCAAGGAAAAAGGTGAGCGTGAGGAGGGAGACATTTGCATGCAGAGAGAGGCCTGAGAGGAAGAGTGACCATTTGGAAGGTGCGCGGACTTACAGTCCACTGGACGTGGAATTGCACCATCATGCCCTGATTCCTCCAAGCAGCGCTTTACTACCTGACAAATGGGGTTCAGGGGCACTTCCAGCACACTGTGCCTTTGCCTGCAGAGAGGTCCTCCAAAGAAGTCAGAAGTCCATTCCTTTGTAG
- the LOC100443937 gene encoding uncharacterized protein LOC100443937 isoform X9, producing MARPQPCLHPEIRPAPLKSFVPTERFLFGPRRVEERLGLTAEVGKAPAPREGGTQGASQDLICLQRHTDGLALASDYLQLRWMFTGTQPEFASLHFIPERTCFPHFTFREDTSNCGHTQKRLPAPFDVTHSSASWQNRHHAGEETEVWESTGGRTLAGDSCSTTCPHVMLKKEKLRNLKRRHLRGPRKKVSVRRETFACRERPERKSDHLEGARTYSPLDVELHHHALIPPSSALLPDKWGSGALPAHCAFACREVLQRSQKSIPL from the exons GCCTGCTCCCCTCAAAAGCTTCGTGCCAACAGAGAGGTTCCTGTTTGGACCCAGGAGAGTGGAAGAGAGATTGGGACTGACTGCTGAGGTTGGGAAGGCACCTGCTCCCAGAGAAGGGGGAACGCAAGGGGCGTCCCAAGACCTCATCTGCCTGCAGCGTCACACCGATGGCCTGGCCTTGGCTTCTGATTATTTGCAACTGCGATGGATGTTTACAGGAACCCAGCCAGAGTTTGCCTCCCTGCACTTCATCCCGGAGCGCACCTGCTTCCCCCACTTCACCTTCAGAGAGGACACTTCAAACTGCGGACACACACAAAAGCGACTCCCAGCTCCGTTTGAT GTTACTCATTCTTCAGCAAGTTGGCAAAACAGACATCATGCTG gtgaggagactgaggtgtgGGAGAGTACAGGCGGCAGAACTCTCGCGGGAGACAGTTGTAGCACCACTTGCCCTCATGTGAtgctaaagaaagaaaagctacgaaatctgaaaagaagacatttgagaGGCCCAAGGAAAAAGGTGAGCGTGAGGAGGGAGACATTTGCATGCAGAGAGAGGCCTGAGAGGAAGAGTGACCATTTGGAAGGTGCGCGGACTTACAGTCCACTGGACGTGGAATTGCACCATCATGCCCTGATTCCTCCAAGCAGCGCTTTACTACCTGACAAATGGGGTTCAGGGGCACTTCCAGCACACTGTGCCTTTGCCTGCAGAGAGGTCCTCCAAAGAAGTCAGAAGTCCATTCCTTTGTAG
- the LOC100443937 gene encoding uncharacterized protein LOC100443937 isoform X11 — protein sequence MVPQEETLPCLRGLPAPLKSFVPTERFLFGPRRVEERLGLTAEVGKAPAPREGGTQGASQDLICLQRHTDGLALASDYLQLRWMFTGTQPEFASLHFIPERTCFPHFTFREDTSNCGHTQKRLPAPFDVRRLRCGRVQAAELSRETVVAPLALM from the exons GCCTGCTCCCCTCAAAAGCTTCGTGCCAACAGAGAGGTTCCTGTTTGGACCCAGGAGAGTGGAAGAGAGATTGGGACTGACTGCTGAGGTTGGGAAGGCACCTGCTCCCAGAGAAGGGGGAACGCAAGGGGCGTCCCAAGACCTCATCTGCCTGCAGCGTCACACCGATGGCCTGGCCTTGGCTTCTGATTATTTGCAACTGCGATGGATGTTTACAGGAACCCAGCCAGAGTTTGCCTCCCTGCACTTCATCCCGGAGCGCACCTGCTTCCCCCACTTCACCTTCAGAGAGGACACTTCAAACTGCGGACACACACAAAAGCGACTCCCAGCTCCGTTTGAT gtgaggagactgaggtgtgGGAGAGTACAGGCGGCAGAACTCTCGCGGGAGACAGTTGTAGCACCACTTGCCCTCATGTGA